The following proteins are co-located in the Apis mellifera strain DH4 linkage group LG9, Amel_HAv3.1, whole genome shotgun sequence genome:
- the Obp3 gene encoding odorant binding protein 3 isoform X1, whose product MKTIVILLFTLCIVSYMMVRCDDITLCLKQENLNLDDIDSLLEDESERMLRKRGCIEACLFHRLALMNDNVFDVSKFDVYLNDTDMDMDLKDSIRKIIRQCVDNAKNEDKCLTAQKFSRCVIDYVKFHITQYMISNANSNTTSEEESSDNST is encoded by the exons atGAAGACCATCGTCATCCTACTTTTCACACTATGCATCGTCTCTTATATG ATGGTTCGTTGTGACGATATAACACTGTGTTTGAAACAAGAGAATCTTAATCTTG atGACATTGATTCCTTGCTCGAGGATGAAAGTGAAAGAATGCTGAGAAAGCGAGGGTGCATCGAGGCCTGCCTTTTCCACAGATTGGCTCTG ATGAACGATAACGTCTTCGACGTGTCGAAATTCGATGTATATTTAAACGATACAGATATGGATATGGATCTGAAGGACAgtatacgaaaaattatacGCCAATGTGTCGATAATG CTAAGAACGAGGATAAGTGCTTGACCGCTCAAAAATTTAGCAGATGTGTCATCGATTACGTGAAATTCCATATCACGCAATACATGATCTCAAACGCAAACTCGAACACAACGAGCGAAGAAGAGAGCAGCGACAACTCTACTTGA
- the Obp2 gene encoding odorant binding protein 2 precursor, with protein MNTLVTVTCLLAALTVVRGIDQDTVVAKYMEYLMPDIMPCADELHISEDIATNIQAAKNGADMSQLGCLKACVMKRIEMLKGTELYVEPVYKMIEVVHAGNADDIQLVKGIANECIENAKGETDECNIGNKYTDCYIEKLFS; from the exons ATGAACACCCTCGTCACCGTTACTTGTCTGCTAGCCGCTCTG ACCGTTGTACGTGGCATAGATCAAGACACCGTAGTCGCAAAGTACATGGAGTATTTGATGCCCGATATAATGCCATGCGCCGACGAACTTCACATTTCGGAag ATATCGCGACGAATATACAAGCGGCGAAAAATGGAGCCGATATGAGTCAACTCGGTTGCTTGAAAGCCTGCGTGATGAAACGAATAGAAATG TTGAAAGGCACGGAACTTTATGTAGAACCAGTGTACAAGATGATTGAAGTCGTTCATGCCGGCAACGCGGATGATATACAATTAGTAAAAGGGATCGCGAATGAGTGCATCGAGAATG CCAAAGGGGAGACGGACGAGTGCAATATCGGTAACAAATATACCGACTGCTACATCGAGAAACTGTTCTCGTAA
- the LOC100576610 gene encoding mitochondrial ribonuclease P catalytic subunit isoform X2, protein MTQYSSFNVNIGNTLVKSFCQVNQWNDAVKVIEKYEENNDNMLCEGYNILIECLFDHKQDKLAYKYLINSMKKQMGSNEHICITYLKYCLKEKHTFNEKIEKIFTLWNTYGVKPTQKVAVEYMTACIEHDWTANQTTILNLKCQNCKKYLSQTNISDQNYKCLLEAIKKKFEPANMYYTSFPKEIENFMMFIEKNKPFDIIIDGLNFIYTTERNKTLDCKIIELLKFFGNQNKKILIIGRKHMSNFFENLNIKEVHHFLVKNWSHDDLFLLYAAFSTGRNAIVISKDLMRQHKFAIQNTELNILFNKWQFLHQYYFDKYKGLIKLNSEVPIDAFVQKHDDHWHIPFNINVGAHKQRHIWPNYWICLKMPK, encoded by the exons atgactcaatattcttcatttaatgtaaatatcggTAATACTCTTGTTAAGAGCTTTTGTCAAGTAAACCAATGGAACGATGCTGTTAaagttatagaaaaatatgaagaaaataatgataacatGCTTTGTGAAggatataatatactaattgAATGTTTATTTGATCATAAACAAGATAAGTtagcatataaatatttaattaatagtatgAAAAAACAAATGGGATCTAATGAGCACAtatgtattacatatttaaaatattgtttaaaagaaaaacatacatttaatgaaaaaattgagaaaatattcACATTATGGAATACGTATGGTGTTAAACCTACTCAGAAAGTTGCAGTTGAATATATGACAGCATGTATTGAACATGATTGGACTGCTAATCAAACAacaatattaaa tttaaaatgccaaaattgtaaaaaatatctatcgcaaacaaatatatctgatcaaaattataaatgtttacttgaagctataaaaaaaaaatttgaacctGCTAACATGTATTATACAAGTTTtccaaaagaaatagaaaacttTATGatgtttatcgaaaaaaataaaccatttgatattattattgatggattaaattttatttatactactGAACGTAATAAAACCTTAGACTGTAag atCATAGAACTCCTTAAATTTTTCGGaaatcagaataaaaaaattctgatcaTTGGAAGAAAACATATGagcaattttttcgaaaatttaaatataaaagaagtaCATCATTTCTTAGTTAAAAATTG GTCACACGATGATTTATTCCTATTATATGCAGCATTTTCAACTGGAAGAAATGCTATAGTTATTTCTAAGGATTTAATGCGTCAACATAAATTTGCTATTCAAAATACTGAGCTAAATATTCTCTTTAATAAATGGCAATTTTtgcatcaatattattttgataaatacaagggtttaataaaattaaattcagaaGTACCAATTGACGCATTTGTTCAAAAACATGATGATCATTGGCATAtaccatttaatattaatgttggAGCACATAAACAAAGACATATATGGCCTAATTATTGGATTTGTCTCAAAATGcctaaataa
- the Obp6 gene encoding odorant binding protein 6 precursor (The RefSeq protein has 1 substitution compared to this genomic sequence), translating to MKGLGVSLLVALLLVLLAIEDTMSKKMTIEEAKKTIKNLRKVCSKKNDTPKELLDGQFRGEFPQDERLMCYMKCIMIATKAMKNDVILWDFFVKNARMILLEEYIPRVESVVETCKKEVTSTEGCEVAWQFGKCIYENDKELYLAP from the exons ATGAAGGGGCTCGGCGTCTCCCTGCTGGTTGCGTTGCTGCTCGTCCTATTAGCGATCGAGGATACCGTGAGC AAAAAGATGACGATCGAGGAAGCGAAGAAAACTATCAAGAATTTGAGGAAAGTTTGCAGCAAGAAGAACGACACCCCCAAAG AGCTCCTGGACGGCCAATTCAGAGGCGAATTCCCGCAGGACGAGAGGCTAATGTGCTACATGAAATGCATCATGATCGCGACTAAAGCG ATGAAAAACGACGTTATCCTGTGGGATTTTTTCGTGAAGAATGCTCGCATGATATTGCTCGAGGAATACATTCCGCGCGTTGAGAGCGTAGTTGAAACGTGCAAGAAGGAAG TGACATCTACGGAGGGATGCGAGGTTGCGTGGCAATTTGGCAAGTGCATCTACGAAAACGACAAGGAG CTCTATTTAGCGCCATGA
- the Obp4 gene encoding odorant binding protein 4 precursor (The RefSeq protein has 2 substitutions compared to this genomic sequence), translating to MKITIVSLLCVIYCALVHADTVAILCSQKAGFDLSDLKSMYESNSEEQMKKLGCFEACVFQKLHFMDGNTLNVEKLESGTRELTPDDFTEDVHEIIEQCVSKAADEDECMVARKYIDCALEKMKFLDDELEKIAGN from the exons ATGAAAATCACCATCGTCTCTCTCCTCTGCGTAATATATTGTGCG CTGGTTCACGCAGACACGGTAGCAATTCTATGCTCGCAAAAAGCAGGCTTCGATCTTT CCGATCTGAAAAGCATGTACGAAGCTAACAGCGAGGAACAAATGAAGAAGCTTGGATGTTTCGAAGCCTGTGTATTCCAAAAGCTTCATTTC ATGGACGGTAATACTTTGAACGTAGAGAAACTCGAGTCTGGGACTCGAGAACTAACACCCGACGACTTTACAGAGGATGTGCACGAAATTATCGAGCAGTGCGTTAGCAAAG CTGCAGACGAAGACGAATGCATGGTTGCccgaaaatatatcgattgtgctttggaaaaaatgaaattccttGATAATGAATTAGAAAAGATTGCTGGAAATTAA
- the LOC100576610 gene encoding mitochondrial ribonuclease P catalytic subunit isoform X1, protein MILYLRQTSLLYMTKRFYTLYTNRIKQIDNIWNYLMENYKNVLVEPNNTSKEIWKNIRNYIESECNSFSIIDSFILNIFYSKNHPNVGIYYYKFLEENNYNPTIHTIIKYLQLYHLKKDLITKIEEKHILSLCKKIMTQYSSFNVNIGNTLVKSFCQVNQWNDAVKVIEKYEENNDNMLCEGYNILIECLFDHKQDKLAYKYLINSMKKQMGSNEHICITYLKYCLKEKHTFNEKIEKIFTLWNTYGVKPTQKVAVEYMTACIEHDWTANQTTILNLKCQNCKKYLSQTNISDQNYKCLLEAIKKKFEPANMYYTSFPKEIENFMMFIEKNKPFDIIIDGLNFIYTTERNKTLDCKIIELLKFFGNQNKKILIIGRKHMSNFFENLNIKEVHHFLVKNWSHDDLFLLYAAFSTGRNAIVISKDLMRQHKFAIQNTELNILFNKWQFLHQYYFDKYKGLIKLNSEVPIDAFVQKHDDHWHIPFNINVGAHKQRHIWPNYWICLKMPK, encoded by the exons atgattttatatttgcgCCAAACATCGTTATTATACATGACTAAAAGATTTTAcacattatatacaaataggATAAAACAGATTGataatatttggaattatttgatggaaaattataagaatgtgTTAGTAGAACCTAATAATACATCAaaagaaatatggaaaaatataagaaattatatcgaatcagAATGTAATTccttttcaattattgattcttttattttaaatatcttctatTCTAAGAATCATCCAAATgttggaatatattattataaatttttagaagagaataattataatcctaCGATACAtaccataataaaatatttgcaattatatcatctaaaaaaggatttaattacaaaaatagaagaaaaacatattttaagtttatgtaaaaaaattatgactcaatattcttcatttaatgtaaatatcggTAATACTCTTGTTAAGAGCTTTTGTCAAGTAAACCAATGGAACGATGCTGTTAaagttatagaaaaatatgaagaaaataatgataacatGCTTTGTGAAggatataatatactaattgAATGTTTATTTGATCATAAACAAGATAAGTtagcatataaatatttaattaatagtatgAAAAAACAAATGGGATCTAATGAGCACAtatgtattacatatttaaaatattgtttaaaagaaaaacatacatttaatgaaaaaattgagaaaatattcACATTATGGAATACGTATGGTGTTAAACCTACTCAGAAAGTTGCAGTTGAATATATGACAGCATGTATTGAACATGATTGGACTGCTAATCAAACAacaatattaaa tttaaaatgccaaaattgtaaaaaatatctatcgcaaacaaatatatctgatcaaaattataaatgtttacttgaagctataaaaaaaaaatttgaacctGCTAACATGTATTATACAAGTTTtccaaaagaaatagaaaacttTATGatgtttatcgaaaaaaataaaccatttgatattattattgatggattaaattttatttatactactGAACGTAATAAAACCTTAGACTGTAag atCATAGAACTCCTTAAATTTTTCGGaaatcagaataaaaaaattctgatcaTTGGAAGAAAACATATGagcaattttttcgaaaatttaaatataaaagaagtaCATCATTTCTTAGTTAAAAATTG GTCACACGATGATTTATTCCTATTATATGCAGCATTTTCAACTGGAAGAAATGCTATAGTTATTTCTAAGGATTTAATGCGTCAACATAAATTTGCTATTCAAAATACTGAGCTAAATATTCTCTTTAATAAATGGCAATTTTtgcatcaatattattttgataaatacaagggtttaataaaattaaattcagaaGTACCAATTGACGCATTTGTTCAAAAACATGATGATCATTGGCATAtaccatttaatattaatgttggAGCACATAAACAAAGACATATATGGCCTAATTATTGGATTTGTCTCAAAATGcctaaataa
- the Obp6 gene encoding odorant binding protein 6 isoform X2 has translation MKGLGVSLLVALLLVLLAIEDTVSKKMTIEEAKKTIKNLRKVCSKKNDTPKELLDGQFRGEFPQDERLMCYMKCIMIATKAMKNDVILWDFFVKNARMILLEEYIPRVESVVETCKKEVTSTEGCEVAWQFGKCIYENDKEVIFKYDYAENNTLALFSAMNDLSMESSRYYRGSKRNFYTPALRRYLGHHVRNRGKAVCRNTRTKPQCRRV, from the exons ATGAAGGGGCTCGGCGTCTCCCTGCTGGTTGCGTTGCTGCTCGTCCTATTAGCGATCGAGGATACCGTGAGC AAAAAGATGACGATCGAGGAAGCGAAGAAAACTATCAAGAATTTGAGGAAAGTTTGCAGCAAGAAGAACGACACCCCCAAAG AGCTCCTGGACGGCCAATTCAGAGGCGAATTCCCGCAGGACGAGAGGCTAATGTGCTACATGAAATGCATCATGATCGCGACTAAAGCG ATGAAAAACGACGTTATCCTGTGGGATTTTTTCGTGAAGAATGCTCGCATGATATTGCTCGAGGAATACATTCCGCGCGTTGAGAGCGTAGTTGAAACGTGCAAGAAGGAAG TGACATCTACGGAGGGATGCGAGGTTGCGTGGCAATTTGGCAAGTGCATCTACGAAAACGACAAGGAGgtgatttttaaatacgattaCGCCGAAAATAATACTTTGG CTCTATTTAGCGCCATGAACGATCTTTCGATGGAGAGCTCGCGATATTATCGAGGAAGCAAGAGAAATTTCTACACACCTGCGCTTCGCCGTTATCTTGGCCATCACGTTCGTAACCGTGGAAAAGCAGTGTGCAGAAATACCAGGACCAAACCGCAATGTAGAAGAGTCTAA
- the Obp7 gene encoding odorant binding protein 7 yields the protein MKKFLVIFVYILSVAVIIRANGINEILKIMAVSMKDIRYCIIHMGLTFKDFIKMQELLQEEDISEGNIKKYLTNYSCFITCALEKSHIIQNDEIQLDKLVEMANRKNISIDVKMLSECINANKSTDKCENGLNFIICFSKLLSDMYEDTFEDTLKHKSYV from the exons atgaagaaatttcttgtgatttttgtttatatacttTCCGTTGCC GTAATCATTCGAGCAAATGGAATAAacgaaatcttgaaaattatggCCGTTTCTATGAAAGATATACGCTACTGCATAATACACATGGGCTTGACCttta AGGATTTCATAAAGATGCAGGAGCTTTTGCAAGAGGAAGATATATCGGAggggaatataaaaaaatatttgacgaaTTACAGTTGTTTCATTACGTGCGCTTTGGAAAAATCTCATATC aTACAGAATGATGAAATTCAGTTGGACAAGTTGGTAGAAATGGCgaacagaaaaaatatatccatagACGTGAAAATGTTAAGCGAATGCATCAACG cgAACAAAAGTACGGACAAATGCGAGAACGgattaaactttataatttgtttttcaaaattgttaagCGATATGTATGAAGATACTTTTGAAGATACTTTAAAGCACAAAAGTTACGTATAA